One genomic window of Garra rufa chromosome 24, GarRuf1.0, whole genome shotgun sequence includes the following:
- the atg9b gene encoding autophagy-related protein 9B, protein MAGFETYQEYQRIEDYEEDSPPGEEDLLIHVPEGRRDPWHHIKNLDNFFTRIYHFHQKNGFACMVLSEFFELVQFLFVVTFTTFLFNCVEYDVLFANRVVNHTGHSLGPLDRNKVTLPDAILPSEQCTERIQGNSWIIFLLIMAAIFWVYRLVKVICNVLSYWEIRQFYKKALKIQMDELCNFTWQEVQGRLIHLQREQPMCVQKRELSELDIYHRILRFKNYTVAMINKSLLPVRLRMPFFGEMIFLTQGLKYNFELILFWGPLSLFQNKWSLHPKYKRAANRQELAKQLSRVILLTGLVNLLLCPFVLVWQVLYAFFSYAEVIKREPGSLGARRWSLYGRLYLRHFNELDHELQGRLGRGYKPAAKYMNAFVSPLLAVFAKNVAFFSGSVLAVLIALTVYDEDVLTVQHILTGITVLGVVITITRSFIPDEHMVWCPEQLLQCVLAHIHYMPDHWKGNANKSETRDEMAQLFQYKAVFILEELLSPIITPFILIFSLRSKSLEIIDFFRNFTVDVAGVGDICSFAQMDIRRHGNPQWMSEGQTEASVYQQAENGKTELSLMHFTIKNPHWQPPQESSVFISHLKEKVHQDAQTGPSPQLLLSEAPLCTSLLSNESATGPDNLLASVLAHPVLTASGLPGRNRRFVPPSSAASAAASVLASLSLSQQPHAGRSRSHTLLPSRQQHDGSMYCSDHTAGDRQPLPLPVAQSVFCGWDDWTDPSAGLRMTVSRQNTDSSGRVHLTSPEGRRSLMSITPVKNNPAFRSQAHLRGFAVELSVCLSQGPQIQPAQTVTLVPSTSSRLGGWAEEEEEEQGDEEEINTNPMPDQTSRGSS, encoded by the exons ATGGCTGGTTTTGAAACGTACCAGGAGTATCAGCGAATAGAAGATTATGAGGAAGACTCACCTCCAGGAGAGGAAGATTTACTCATCCATGTGCCGGAGGGCAGAAGAG ACCCATGGCATCATATCAAAAACCTGGACAATTTCTTCACAAGA ATCTATCATTTCCATCAAAAGAATGGATTCGCCTGTATGGTGTTATCAGAGTTTTTTGAACTTGT GCAATTCCTGTTTGTGGTCACGTTTACAACTTTTCTCTTCAACTGTGTGGAATATGATGTTCTCTTTGCCAACCGAGTGGTTAACCACAcggggcacagcctcggtcctctggaCAGGAACAAGGTCACCCTTCCTGATGCGATTTTACCCAGTGAGCAGTGCACTGAAAG GATTCAAGGAAACAGCTGGATCATCTTTCTCTTGATAATGGCGGCCATTTTCTGGGTCTATCGGCTCGTGAAGGTGATCTGCAATGTCCTCAGCTACTGGGAGATCCGACAGTTTTATAAAAAAGCACTGAAAATACAGATG GATGAGCTGTGCAACTTCACATGGCAAGAAGTTCAGGGCCGTTTGATTCACCTGCAGCGTGAGCAGCCCATGTGTGTCCAGAAGCGTGAACTTTCCGAACTAGACATCTACCACCGCATCCTGCGTTTTAAAAACTACACAGTGGCCATGATCAACAAGTCCCTGCTGCCCGTCAGACTGCGCATGCCCTTCTTTGGCGAGATGATTTTCCTCACGCAGGGCCTAAAATACAACTTTGAGCTCATTCTGTTCTGGGGCCCTCTGTCACTCTTCCAGAACAAATGGAGTCTGCATCCCAAATACAAACGGGCGGCAAACCGGCAGGAGCTCGCCAAGCAGCTCAGCCGCGTCATACTGCTGACCGGTCTGGTCAATCTGCTGCTGTGTCCGTTCGTGCTGGTGTGGCAGGTGCTGTACGCGTTCTTTAGCTACGCTGAAGTCATCAAGCGCGAGCCAGGAAGTTTAGGAGCCCGGCGCTGGTCGCTGTACGGCCGGCTCTACCTGCGACACTTTAATGAGCTGGATCACGAGCTGCAAGGCAGGTTGGGCCGTGGATACAAACCCGCTGCTAAATACATGAATGCTTTCGTTTCTCCTCTGTTGGCTGTGTTTGCCAAGAACGTGGCATTCTTCTCTGGATCTGTGCTTGCCGTGCTCATCGCTCTGACAGTGTATGATGAAGATGTGCTGACCGTGCAACACATCCTGACAGGCATTACTGTACTTGGTGTGGTCATCACCATCACCAG GTCGTTTATTCCAGATGAACATATGGTGTGGTGTCCCGAACAGCTGCTTCAGTGTGTCCTGGCCCACATTCACTACATGCCCGACCACTGGAAGGGCAACGCCAACAAGAGCGAGACCCGTGATGAGATGGCACAGCTTTTCCAGTATAAAGCG GTCTTTATATTGGAGGAGCTTTTGAGTCCCATAATTACCCCCTTCATCCTCATCTTCTCCCTGCGGAGCAAGTCTTTAGAAATCATCGACTTCTTCCGCAACTTCACAGTGGATGTGGCAGGGGTGGGAGACATTTGCTCATTCGCCCAGATGGACATCAGGCGCCATGGAAATCCACAG TGGATGTCCGAAGGTCAGACGGAGGCCTCTGTTTACCAGCAGGCTGAGAACGGCAAGACGGAGCTGTCTCTGATGCATTTTACTATCAAGAATCCGCACTGGCAGCCACCGCAGGAGAGCTCTGTGTTCATCAGCCACCTGAAGGAGAAGGTGCATCAGGATGCTCAGACAGGACCATCTCCTCAGCTGCTGCTGTCTGAGGCTCCTCTCTGTACCTCGCTGCTGTCCAATGAGTCCGCCACGGGT CCTGATAACCTGTTAGCCAGTGTGTTGGCTCACCCCGTACTGACCGCCTCCGGACTGCCTGGGAGGAACCGTCGCTTCGTCCCGCCGAGCAGCGCGGCTTCGGCTGCCGCAAGTGTCCTGGCGTCCCTTTCGTTGTCTCAGCAGCCCCACGCCGGACGTTCTCGCTCACACACTCTCCTGCCATCCCGACAGCAGCACGACGGCTCCATGTACTGCAGCGACCACACTGCAGGCGACAG GCAGCCTTTGCCTTTGCCGGTCGCACAGTCAGTGTTCTGCGGGTGGGATGACTGGACGGATCCGAGCGCTGGGCTGAGGATGACGGTCAGCAGGCAGAACACAGACAGTTCTGGTCGGGTCCACCTTACGAGCCCG GAAGGCCGACGGAGCCTTATGAGCATCACTCCGGTTAAAAACAACCCTGCATTTCGATCACAAGCACATTTGCGGGGATTCGCTGTTGAGCTGTCGGTCTGCCTTT CTCAAGGTCCTCAGATTCAGCCCGCACAGACAGTCACCCTGGTGCCGTCCACTTCTAGCCGCCTGGGCGGCTGGGCTGAAGAGGAAGAAGAGGAGCAGGGCGACGAAGAGGAGATAAACACCAACCCAATGCCGGATCAgaccagcagagggagcagctGA
- the LOC141300598 gene encoding tomoregulin-1-like, protein MLLGTGLVRWTRPELSVFCLLTVILSPALGSVQSSHPQNTDCATGKGKGCLDLSEKKSDLRVCDATTCRYNGICQNNGGDIKCVCQFQCSKNYIPVCGTNGDTYQNECYLKQAACTQQRPISLASEGPCYPDSSSGSGDGEYEGSGTDSGKKVTKCSNCKYGAECDEDAEDEDSYVPH, encoded by the exons ATGTTACTAGGCACCGGGCTCGTAAGGTGGACCCGACCAGAACTGTCTGTGTTCTGCCTGCTGACCGTCATCCTCAGCCCAGCGCTCGGATCCGTCCAGTCATCCCACCCGCAGAACACTGACTGTGCGACCGGCAAAGGCAAAGGCTGCCTAG ATCTGTCAGAGAAGAAGAGCGACCTGCGTGTGTGTGACGCCACCACGTGCCGTTACAATGGCATCTGCCAAAACAACGGCGGTGACATCAAATGCGTATGCCAGTTTCAG TGCTCTAAAAACTACATCCCCGTGTGCGGTACAAACGGAGACACCTATCAGAACGAGTGCTATCTGAAACAAGCAGCCTGTACCCAGCAGAGACCCATCTCTCTGGCCTCTGAGGGCCCATGCTATCCTG ATAGCAGCTCGGGATCTGGAGACGGAG AATATGAAGGATCAGGCACAGATTCGGGCAAGAAAGTCACGAAATGCAGCAACTGCAAGTACGGCGCCGAATGTGATGAAGACGCAGAGGACGAGGACTCGTACGTGCCGCATTAA